The proteins below come from a single Panicum hallii strain FIL2 chromosome 7, PHallii_v3.1, whole genome shotgun sequence genomic window:
- the LOC112899568 gene encoding leaf-specific thionin DB4-like, with product MGNKGLKSVIMCVLILGIILQVEGKTCCKNTLARSCYIVCRLRFPSSVCALTCRCKIIKGTKCPPGYPKLNLLPNSGEPDATEYCNLGCVSSMCNTMNNEFVGEEIKIDMERCSDACDRFCNGDAGIASVAA from the exons ATGGGAAACAAGGGTCTTAAGAGTGTAATCATGTGTGTGCTGATACTAGGGATAATCTTGCAAGTAGAGGGCAAGACTTGCTGCAAGAACACCTTGGCAAGAAGCTGCTACATCGTATGTCGTCTGAGGTTTCCCTCGTCAGTCTGTGCACTAACATGTCGCTGTAAAATCATAAAAGGAACTAAATGCCCACCTGGCTACCCTAAATTGAACCTTCTCCCAAACTCCG GTGAACCAGATGCCACTGAGTACTGCAACTTGGGATGTGTGTCTTCTATGTGCAACACCATGAACAACG AATTTGTCGGCGAAGAGATTAAGATCGACATGGAACGCTGCAGTGATGCATGTGACCGTTTCTGCAATGGGGATGCCGGCATCGCGTCCGTTGCTGCGTAA